The Niastella koreensis GR20-10 genome includes a window with the following:
- a CDS encoding alpha/beta hydrolase, whose product MLRNCFAVMSLFVTLAAYPQAQHVNAFSPYEDTSYTTWSAYVNTRKTNPDIRIVPELKSKEIVAKKGIEYIPAGGKYIRWANAFYPAGKSKEKYPAIVIIHGGGWRSGYPEQHNPLAQHLAARGYVCFTPSYALSTYRQYPQAIYDLKRFLRWLIEHADKYHVDTSKITVLGFSAGGELAAFLSTTIGDPKFEGPIYDKKGPTTAPIHALVDIDGTLSFTHPETGEGDDSKKISAATYWLGYSKKDSLALWNEASPLTHVGPHTPPTLFINSGVARMHAGREVFIKVLNQYNIYSEVKTFENAPHSFCLFDPWFQPTVNYIDDFLKRVNK is encoded by the coding sequence ATGCTAAGGAATTGCTTTGCGGTAATGTCCCTTTTTGTTACGTTGGCCGCTTACCCTCAGGCGCAACATGTAAATGCTTTTTCGCCCTATGAAGACACCTCCTATACCACCTGGAGCGCCTATGTAAATACCCGTAAGACCAATCCGGACATCCGGATAGTACCGGAACTGAAGTCAAAAGAAATAGTCGCTAAAAAAGGGATCGAGTATATCCCGGCAGGTGGCAAATATATCCGCTGGGCTAATGCTTTTTACCCCGCCGGCAAATCAAAGGAAAAATATCCTGCCATAGTGATCATTCATGGTGGTGGCTGGCGTTCAGGTTATCCCGAACAACACAATCCGCTCGCTCAACATCTGGCAGCCCGGGGTTATGTTTGTTTTACCCCCAGTTATGCGTTGTCTACCTATCGCCAATATCCCCAGGCTATCTACGACCTCAAACGGTTTCTGCGCTGGCTGATTGAACATGCCGATAAATATCATGTTGATACCAGTAAAATAACGGTGCTGGGTTTTTCAGCCGGTGGTGAACTGGCGGCATTTCTCTCCACTACTATTGGCGACCCCAAATTCGAAGGACCCATTTATGATAAGAAAGGCCCAACAACAGCACCCATCCATGCCTTGGTAGATATAGACGGCACCCTGTCTTTTACCCATCCCGAAACCGGGGAAGGGGATGACAGTAAAAAGATCTCAGCCGCTACGTACTGGCTGGGCTATTCTAAAAAAGACAGCCTGGCTTTATGGAATGAAGCCTCGCCACTTACCCATGTTGGCCCGCATACGCCTCCTACCCTGTTCATCAACAGCGGCGTGGCCAGAATGCATGCAGGCCGCGAAGTTTTCATAAAAGTGCTGAACCAATACAACATCTATTCTGAGGTAAAAACCTTTGAAAATGCTCCGCATTCTTTTTGTTTGTTCGACCCCTGGTTTCAGCCAACCGTAAACTATATTGATGATTTTTTAAAACGCGTAAATAAATAA
- a CDS encoding pectinesterase family protein has translation MKQLAFLLAVACIGFTTVQAQTANPQQYKYVFTVAKDGTGDYKYIQDAIDAMRVYPLAPITLYIKNGVYNEKIELPASNTDVTFIGESVDKTIIVFNDYSGRGKLTTFTSYTAKICGNRFRAENLTFSNSAGPVGQAVALHVEADNAMFVNCRFLGNQDTIFTGGETSRQLFVNCYIEGTTDFIFGPATVVFQGCEIHSKTNSFVTAASTTQGKKFGYVFLDCKLTADTSVHKVFLGRPWRANAKTVYLRCIMGNHIVPEGWNNWSNPANEQTTFYAEYKCSGAGAYIANRAKWSHQLTDKEAANYTLNTIFNNEGAALPVNAKWYQEQGTRAFQWPGKAEK, from the coding sequence ATGAAACAGCTTGCTTTCCTGCTTGCCGTCGCTTGTATAGGCTTTACCACTGTACAGGCACAAACCGCCAACCCGCAACAATACAAATATGTTTTTACCGTGGCCAAAGACGGCACCGGCGATTACAAATACATCCAGGACGCCATCGACGCCATGCGGGTATATCCCCTGGCGCCTATTACGCTTTATATAAAGAACGGGGTGTACAATGAAAAAATTGAACTGCCTGCCAGCAATACCGATGTAACCTTTATTGGCGAAAGCGTTGATAAAACCATTATTGTTTTCAACGATTACTCAGGCCGTGGCAAGCTCACCACCTTCACTTCCTATACGGCCAAGATCTGCGGCAACCGTTTCAGGGCCGAAAACCTTACCTTTTCCAATTCTGCCGGTCCTGTTGGCCAGGCAGTAGCCCTGCATGTGGAAGCCGATAATGCGATGTTTGTAAACTGCCGCTTTCTCGGCAACCAGGATACCATTTTTACCGGGGGAGAAACATCCCGCCAGCTGTTTGTAAACTGCTACATCGAGGGCACCACCGATTTCATTTTCGGCCCGGCCACGGTTGTTTTTCAGGGTTGTGAGATCCACAGTAAAACCAATTCATTTGTTACCGCCGCCAGCACCACCCAGGGTAAAAAGTTCGGGTATGTGTTCCTGGATTGTAAACTCACGGCAGACACCAGCGTTCATAAAGTATTTCTGGGCCGTCCCTGGCGGGCAAATGCGAAGACGGTTTATTTGCGTTGCATCATGGGCAACCATATAGTGCCCGAAGGCTGGAACAACTGGAGCAATCCTGCCAATGAGCAAACTACGTTTTATGCGGAATACAAGTGCAGCGGTGCCGGCGCCTACATCGCCAACCGCGCCAAATGGAGCCACCAGCTTACCGACAAAGAAGCGGCCAATTATACCCTGAACACTATTTTCAACAATGAAGGGGCCGCTTTACCGGTAAATGCAAAATGGTACCAGGAGCAGGGAACACGGGCGTTTCAATGGCCGGGAAAGGCAGAGAAATGA
- a CDS encoding response regulator, which yields MENHQSTIALVDDHALLRKAVNYRLTSMGYNVVMEAENGQQFLDKLEKKESPSPDLCLLDINMPVLNGFETAAQLKKKWPAIKIIFLSMNDGTGFKNKAKELGADGYICKDASSEEFNKVLYMLLPPAV from the coding sequence ATGGAAAATCATCAATCAACAATAGCTTTAGTGGACGACCATGCCTTGTTACGCAAAGCCGTGAACTACCGGTTAACCAGCATGGGATATAACGTTGTAATGGAAGCCGAAAATGGCCAGCAGTTCCTCGACAAACTCGAAAAGAAAGAATCTCCCTCACCTGATCTCTGCCTGCTCGACATAAATATGCCTGTATTAAATGGGTTTGAAACAGCCGCCCAGTTAAAGAAAAAATGGCCTGCTATAAAGATCATTTTCCTTTCCATGAATGATGGAACCGGCTTTAAGAACAAGGCAAAGGAATTAGGCGCTGATGGCTATATCTGTAAAGACGCCTCTTCTGAAGAATTTAATAAAGTACTGTATATGTTACTGCCACCTGCAGTGTAG
- a CDS encoding GNAT family N-acetyltransferase, translating to MNINVSIALATPEDAAAIANVISEAAYDLTAKHGHGHWSAIASAKGVLNGMSKAKVLVAKNGGEVIGSLRLTSSRPWVIDPAYFTPVPRPVYLVDMAVRPGYQRIGVGRALIEEAKKMATALAGDSLRLDAYEGVAGAGGFYEKCGFTQMGHILYKTVPHIYFEWLIVR from the coding sequence GTGAATATAAACGTATCAATAGCGCTGGCAACACCAGAAGATGCTGCGGCGATTGCCAATGTGATCAGCGAGGCGGCTTACGACCTTACGGCCAAACATGGCCATGGGCATTGGAGTGCAATTGCCAGTGCAAAAGGCGTGTTGAATGGAATGAGTAAAGCAAAGGTGCTGGTGGCCAAAAATGGTGGGGAAGTAATAGGCTCGCTGCGGTTAACTTCATCGCGGCCATGGGTAATTGACCCTGCCTATTTTACGCCGGTTCCCCGCCCCGTTTACCTGGTTGATATGGCGGTACGCCCCGGTTATCAGCGAATTGGCGTGGGCCGGGCATTAATAGAGGAGGCAAAAAAAATGGCCACTGCGCTGGCCGGCGATTCTTTACGGCTCGATGCCTATGAAGGCGTAGCCGGAGCGGGTGGGTTTTATGAAAAATGTGGCTTCACCCAAATGGGCCATATTCTTTATAAAACGGTGCCTCACATTTATTTTGAGTGGCTGATTGTAAGATAA
- a CDS encoding acetyl-CoA carboxylase biotin carboxyl carrier protein subunit, with translation MPPNDSYKILVNGFTFHFTPADLGSLDLVAISPTEFNGIRAHQSINARLLAADELNKTFTIETSGETFEVVIKNALDQKLEQMGFGTATSKQIKQIKAPMPGLVLNIDVTDGQSVKEGDRLVILEAMKMENSILIHADAIIKKVLVKAGQAVEKNQVLIELE, from the coding sequence ATGCCGCCTAACGATTCATATAAAATACTGGTCAATGGGTTCACTTTCCATTTTACTCCTGCCGATCTGGGATCCCTTGACCTGGTAGCGATCTCGCCCACTGAATTTAATGGCATCAGAGCTCACCAGTCAATAAACGCCCGGCTGCTGGCTGCAGACGAACTCAACAAAACCTTTACTATTGAAACCAGTGGTGAAACCTTTGAAGTGGTTATCAAAAACGCCCTCGATCAAAAGCTGGAACAAATGGGTTTTGGCACTGCAACCAGCAAACAGATAAAACAAATAAAGGCGCCCATGCCCGGACTGGTGCTGAACATCGACGTAACCGATGGCCAATCGGTAAAAGAAGGCGATCGCCTGGTGATCCTGGAAGCCATGAAAATGGAGAACAGCATTTTGATCCATGCCGATGCCATTATTAAAAAAGTACTGGTTAAAGCCGGACAGGCAGTAGAAAAGAACCAGGTGCTTATAGAACTGGAATAA
- the accC gene encoding acetyl-CoA carboxylase biotin carboxylase subunit — MQKILVANRGEIALRIMRTIRRMGIKSVAVYSEADRHAPHVLYGDEAVCLGPAPSNQSYLNGDAIIAFAKQLGVDGIHPGYGFLSENANFAKKVEEAGITFIGPGHEAMRIMGSKLAAKECVKQYDIPMVPGIDKAIDNIGVAKKIAAEVGYPILIKASAGGGGKGMRVAARESELEEQMERATSEALSSFGDGSVFIEKYVSSPRHIEIQVLADNYGNTVHLFERECSIQRRHQKVVEESPSSVLTPEIRQKMGEAAVMVAKSCNYRSTGTVEFLLDEQLNFYFLEMNTRLQVEHPVTEMITGIDLVEEQINIARGEKLRFRQDDLTINGHALELRVYAEDPLHDFLPATGTLTKYQPPKGEGVRVDDGYTEGMAIPVYYDPMIAKLITHGRNRTEAIQKMKAAIAGYTIEGVETTLPFGNFVMDHEAFLTGRFDTQFVQKYYTPEKLLAQQKSKAELAALIALHYWLQKQKEVKAVESTPTNWIKR, encoded by the coding sequence ATGCAAAAAATACTAGTGGCCAACCGTGGCGAAATTGCTTTGCGCATTATGCGCACCATCCGCCGGATGGGCATTAAATCGGTGGCGGTGTATTCTGAAGCCGACAGACATGCCCCGCATGTACTGTATGGCGACGAAGCCGTTTGCCTTGGCCCTGCGCCCTCCAACCAGAGTTACCTCAATGGCGACGCCATCATTGCCTTTGCCAAACAATTGGGGGTAGATGGCATACATCCCGGTTATGGCTTCCTGAGCGAGAACGCCAATTTTGCCAAAAAGGTAGAAGAAGCAGGTATCACATTCATTGGGCCCGGTCATGAAGCCATGCGCATTATGGGCTCTAAACTCGCAGCCAAGGAATGTGTAAAGCAATACGATATTCCCATGGTGCCGGGTATTGATAAAGCCATCGACAATATTGGGGTTGCCAAAAAGATTGCTGCGGAAGTCGGCTATCCCATTCTTATTAAAGCTTCGGCTGGCGGGGGTGGTAAGGGGATGCGCGTAGCTGCCCGGGAGAGCGAACTGGAAGAACAAATGGAAAGAGCTACCAGTGAAGCACTGTCGTCCTTTGGCGATGGATCGGTATTTATTGAAAAATATGTAAGCTCGCCCCGTCATATTGAAATACAGGTGCTGGCCGATAATTATGGCAATACCGTTCATTTGTTTGAACGCGAATGCAGCATCCAACGGCGCCATCAGAAGGTAGTGGAAGAATCGCCCTCTTCTGTTTTAACACCTGAGATCAGGCAAAAAATGGGCGAAGCCGCCGTGATGGTTGCCAAATCGTGCAACTACCGCAGCACCGGCACCGTAGAGTTTTTGCTGGATGAACAACTGAATTTTTATTTCCTGGAAATGAACACGCGGCTGCAGGTTGAACACCCGGTCACGGAGATGATTACCGGCATTGACCTGGTGGAAGAGCAAATAAATATTGCGCGGGGCGAAAAACTCCGGTTCCGGCAGGATGATCTTACCATTAATGGCCATGCGCTGGAATTACGCGTGTATGCCGAAGATCCTTTACATGATTTTTTACCGGCTACCGGAACGCTTACCAAATACCAGCCGCCAAAAGGCGAAGGCGTTCGGGTAGATGATGGCTATACCGAAGGAATGGCCATCCCCGTCTATTACGACCCCATGATCGCCAAACTGATAACCCATGGGCGCAACCGCACCGAGGCTATTCAAAAAATGAAAGCGGCCATTGCCGGTTATACTATTGAAGGCGTAGAAACCACTTTACCCTTTGGCAATTTTGTAATGGACCATGAAGCATTCCTTACCGGCCGGTTCGACACCCAATTTGTTCAAAAATATTACACGCCCGAAAAACTGCTGGCCCAACAAAAAAGCAAGGCTGAGTTAGCCGCGCTGATAGCCCTGCATTACTGGCTGCAGAAACAAAAAGAAGTAAAGGCTGTTGAATCAACGCCTACCAATTGGATAAAACGGTAA
- a CDS encoding acyl-CoA carboxylase subunit beta, whose amino-acid sequence MKKNKTEILKQKIEKGKLGGGTHRNEAQHKKGKLTARERITLLMDPGSFEEIGALVLHRTKDFGMDSQQFYGDGVITGYGTINGRLVYVFAQDFTVFGGALSETHAEKICKVMDLAMKTGAPMIGLNDSGGARIQEGVRSLGGYADIFYRNVLASGVIPQISAIMGPCAGGAVYSPAMTDFTLMVENTSYMFVTGPNVVKTVTNEEVSPEELGGASAHSTKSGVTHLTAANDMECIAEVKKLLSYLPQNCEDTTPKIPYTLGDESRPALETIVPESNNQPYDMRAVIEGICDDASFFEIHADYATNIVIGFARLAGRSIGIVANQPISLAGVLDIDSSKKAARFTRFCDCFNIPLLVLVDVPGFLPGTDQEWHGIITNGAKLLYAFSEATVPRVTVITRKAYGGAYDVMNSKHIGADINYAWPTAEIAVMGAKGASEIIFKKEISEAADPAQKLAEKEAEYAEKFATPYLAAERGFVDEVIEPKYTRAKLIKAFAMLENKVAKLPKKKHGNIPL is encoded by the coding sequence ATGAAAAAAAACAAAACGGAAATATTAAAGCAAAAGATAGAGAAAGGTAAACTGGGTGGTGGTACGCATAGAAATGAAGCACAGCATAAAAAAGGAAAATTAACCGCCCGCGAACGCATAACGCTGTTAATGGATCCCGGATCGTTTGAAGAAATTGGCGCCCTGGTGTTGCACCGTACCAAGGACTTTGGCATGGATAGCCAGCAGTTTTATGGCGATGGCGTAATCACCGGGTATGGCACCATCAACGGCCGCCTGGTGTATGTGTTTGCGCAGGACTTTACCGTTTTTGGCGGTGCGCTGTCCGAAACGCATGCCGAAAAGATCTGCAAGGTGATGGACCTGGCCATGAAAACCGGCGCGCCCATGATCGGGTTAAATGATTCTGGCGGCGCCCGCATCCAGGAGGGTGTAAGATCGTTAGGCGGCTATGCCGATATCTTTTACCGCAATGTATTGGCGTCGGGCGTAATACCACAAATCTCAGCTATAATGGGGCCCTGCGCTGGTGGCGCGGTTTATTCACCCGCCATGACCGACTTTACCCTGATGGTGGAAAATACCAGTTATATGTTTGTAACAGGCCCCAATGTGGTAAAGACAGTTACCAATGAAGAGGTGAGCCCGGAAGAATTAGGCGGCGCCTCCGCCCATAGCACTAAATCGGGTGTTACCCACCTTACGGCCGCCAACGATATGGAGTGTATAGCCGAAGTAAAAAAACTGTTGAGCTATCTTCCCCAGAACTGTGAAGACACCACACCAAAGATACCTTACACCCTGGGCGATGAATCGCGGCCTGCACTGGAAACCATCGTTCCCGAAAGTAATAACCAGCCATACGATATGCGGGCGGTAATAGAAGGCATTTGTGACGACGCTTCCTTTTTTGAAATACATGCCGACTATGCCACCAACATCGTGATCGGGTTTGCACGGCTGGCAGGCAGAAGCATTGGCATTGTAGCCAATCAACCTATAAGCCTGGCCGGTGTACTGGACATTGACAGCTCAAAAAAAGCAGCGCGGTTCACCCGCTTTTGCGATTGTTTTAATATTCCCTTACTGGTGCTGGTTGATGTACCGGGCTTTTTACCGGGCACCGACCAGGAATGGCATGGCATTATTACCAATGGCGCCAAACTATTGTATGCCTTCAGCGAGGCGACGGTTCCCCGGGTTACCGTTATCACGCGCAAAGCATATGGCGGTGCATATGATGTAATGAATTCAAAACACATCGGAGCAGACATCAACTATGCCTGGCCTACAGCAGAAATTGCTGTAATGGGCGCCAAGGGCGCCAGTGAGATCATTTTTAAGAAAGAAATTTCAGAAGCCGCAGACCCGGCCCAAAAGCTGGCTGAGAAAGAAGCTGAGTATGCAGAAAAATTCGCCACGCCATACCTGGCAGCCGAAAGAGGTTTTGTTGATGAAGTGATAGAACCAAAATATACCCGCGCCAAACTGATAAAAGCATTTGCCATGCTGGAAAACAAAGTGGCTAAACTGCCTAAGAAGAAGCATGGGAATATACCGTTGTAG
- a CDS encoding ester cyclase, producing MRSLPPKVFLLSLLMAPGIINAQATTNIKNNKKEIVMNTIQQNKEVVRQLFEQGLNKRNFELVNELVSAEFTGLQDKKGGAAFAAPVLPLIKSFPDIQWNIVDLVGDGDKVALHWKWQGTQAAPWFNLAGSNKTITNEGMSVMTVKDGKLISAQVLTDRLSFLQALEVLPTDVNVLYNKKAHNGQVNFIDKFFVPAAAVNEFQERVHINRNFIKTLPGFIEDAAYEYHDSEGNLILVTVALWQNSEALNNAKEAVQAEYKKQGFDAQAMFKRLNITIDRGIYTQSQN from the coding sequence ATGAGGTCACTACCACCAAAAGTATTTCTGTTAAGCCTGCTGATGGCTCCGGGCATCATAAACGCGCAGGCAACAACTAATATAAAAAATAATAAAAAGGAGATAGTTATGAACACGATACAACAAAACAAAGAAGTAGTACGACAATTATTTGAGCAGGGTTTGAACAAGCGCAACTTCGAGCTGGTAAATGAACTGGTATCGGCAGAGTTTACCGGATTACAGGATAAAAAAGGCGGCGCTGCTTTTGCAGCACCTGTGCTCCCATTGATAAAATCTTTTCCCGATATTCAATGGAATATTGTTGACCTGGTTGGCGATGGAGATAAGGTAGCGCTGCACTGGAAATGGCAGGGAACACAGGCAGCTCCCTGGTTCAACCTGGCAGGTTCAAACAAAACAATCACCAATGAAGGTATGAGTGTAATGACCGTGAAAGATGGTAAATTAATAAGCGCCCAGGTGTTAACAGACCGGTTAAGTTTTTTACAGGCATTGGAAGTGTTGCCCACAGATGTAAATGTGTTGTACAATAAAAAGGCGCATAATGGACAGGTTAACTTTATTGATAAATTCTTTGTACCGGCGGCTGCTGTCAATGAATTTCAGGAAAGAGTGCACATAAACAGGAACTTTATAAAAACGTTGCCTGGTTTTATTGAAGATGCTGCTTATGAATATCATGACAGTGAAGGGAATTTAATTCTGGTAACAGTAGCTTTGTGGCAAAACAGTGAGGCATTGAACAATGCTAAAGAAGCGGTACAGGCGGAATATAAAAAGCAGGGTTTCGATGCCCAGGCCATGTTCAAAAGATTGAATATTACGATAGATCGTGGCATATATACACAATCGCAGAATTAA